The genomic segment ATTTTTCAACATCATACTTAAAATAAATAGTGTACTGATATAAGTTCCTGAAGTAAATTCCCATGATAGACGGTGAAGTAGTTAATTTCGTAAAAAGcaatttgctttttcttttaccCACTTCCGGAAATTCCCACACCAAACTCAAGAATGTGTGTATTCACTGGtcgattttttttgtctaatatcTCTATCAATCGTTTCATTTTCTGCATGAAATAAGTGTGCCTCTTCACATTTAAATGCTCAAAAATGGCCATCATACAATGAATTTTCAACTCCGGTTTATTTCAATATTACAAATCTCCAGTTTTTAGATATGAAAACGTGTTGGAATTGGTTAGAAGAAAGATTACGAGCGCTTCATAATAGATGATTTCTTATAgaattctaaatattatttttgtgtcCTATATAGTAGACATTTTAGGTTTTATTATATGGCGTAACAAAAGCGTTTAAGACATGTAAAAAACAGATGGAGTATCTAGTGTTTAATGTAATTACGCTTTGCTCAAACTTGTCTGAGCTTCACTGTAGTAGGGGACGTGTTTTTGACAACCAATCCAGCCAATAGCTAAGCtacatttgtttttcatttactCTTAACTTAATTTTTAACTTGTTTAACGAACGAGTACTTCTAAATTATAACGACCCAAAATCTAATGAGCCAAACGACGTGACTTagagaaaagaataaaaaatttaaaatgtgtaTTCGCATCGTGatcaaatgaaattatatatagtatacgTCAAAACGAGTCAACAAGTCTACGAAGCACTACCTCACCACTCTCATTGCTGTCCTTTCAAGTTTATTGCATAATTGATacgtaaaattattattatttgtttaaaataatagtaTCCTTTGGACGATTCTCCTGAGCTGTCTGAGAAATATTCTTGTCCTATGCCTATTTATACCCCCACTCATCATAAGTATTGAATAACAATCAAACCAAATCCTTAACACAAAACTTCAAACAGTATATCTCCAACATTATTACATAAACAGCGTAGTCATACCTCACCCCATTGCAGTTCTATATACATACTCACAAAATCAATTCTTCACTCATTTTCTTAAAGGATCTCAAAGCACACGATCATATCTCCGTTGCCTTCAAGACACTTATCCAAGCATTTATCTATCATAATCATGCCAACTTCCGCAACATTGGTGGCTCCATCAACTGGatctttccaaaaaaatgaTCAAGAGTGGCGTGCAATTTTGTCTCCTGAACAGTTTAGAGTTCTCAGGGAAAAGGGCACAGAGTAAGAGAATATTCCTTAAACATTTAACTtcataacttttattttatttattacatctTTCTCAAAAGCAACTACAATATATCACCATAATGTGTTAGAGATTCCGGTTCTAGTCCAAAATACTTATGAAAAGAGTAGAAAACCTCACCATAACATGTGTTAGGTGTCCGGCttaataaaaatagataaaaaacaaaaaaaaattatgtcactgTCATGCATGCATGATCACTTGATCAGTGATCATTTATCACCTCCTCTTAAAACGGTCTtcctgattttttgttttttggataaatataGAGGCCGAGGTAAAGGAGAGTATACCAAACTGTTCGACGACGGAACCTATAGTTGTGCTGGCTGTGCAACTCCTCTTTATAAGTCCACCACTAAGTTCGACTCTGGTTGTGGCTGGCCTTCCTTTTTCGATGCTATCCCTGGTGCCATTAAACCGACGGTACGTAATTGACATATCCTTTTGTGACTCACAAttgttttagtaaaaaaaagattgtaaactaaacaaattttatgtgtatattatatatatcagcCGGAGGCAGGAGGGAGAAGAATGGAGATCACGTGTGCGGTATGTGATGGACATTTAGGTCATGTTGTCAAAGGAGAAGGTTTTCCCACAGCGACCGATGAGCGTCACTGCGTCAACAGCGTTTCTCTCAAGTTTTCCGAAATTTCTTCCCAATAAATggatatata from the Camelina sativa cultivar DH55 chromosome 12, Cs, whole genome shotgun sequence genome contains:
- the LOC104731345 gene encoding peptide methionine sulfoxide reductase B9, giving the protein MPTSATLVAPSTGSFQKNDQEWRAILSPEQFRVLREKGTEGRGKGEYTKLFDDGTYSCAGCATPLYKSTTKFDSGCGWPSFFDAIPGAIKPTPEAGGRRMEITCAVCDGHLGHVVKGEGFPTATDERHCVNSVSLKFSEISSQ